GCCAGCCCCCACCCTCTCCACACCATCTCAACCGCAAATGCGCACGCAACCGCGAAGTAGATCCAACTGTTCAGCACGAACATCTTCGGCCCCGGCATCGCCCACTGAGTCGTGAACCCATAGAAGAACGCGCACACATACGTCAGCGTCACCCAGTTCGGATCCAAGACGAGCAGCGGAATCAACCACGCGATATACCACGGATAATGTGGCGAGAACAGCAACATCAACGCCATCCCAAACATCATCGACGCCCGCACAAACGCCGGCCGCTGCATTTTCACTCCATCGCCGATCCGCTCCTTCGTCGCGTGCCTCCACGTCCACCACGCGATCGCAGCGAAGATAACGACGCAGAACGCCTCATAGCCCATCTTCGTCAGCGAGTGCAACCCCAGCATCCGATCCGCATACTCCAGCAGAAAATACCGCGTTCCGCTGTCCAGCCCCTCCTCATACGCATAGCCGCCGAGGAACCCAAACACCAGCTTCCCCGCCGATGCATAAACCGCATACCCCGCCGCACACACAGCCACCAGCGTCGCCGGCATCTTCCAATCGCCCCTGCGCCACAGCGCCGGCAGCAACACCAGCGGATAAAACTTCGTCATCACCGCCAGCCCAAGAAACAGTCCGGTCAACACAGGCTGCTCACGATACCGGAATAACAGCGCCAGCGACACAAACGCCAGAATCACCGCATCGACATGCCCGGCGCCGCCAATCTCCCACACCAGCAGCGGGCACCACGCAAACAGCAGCACGTCAGTCGGCCGCCGTCCCATTCGTTTCAATAACGCAGTCAGCGCACCCACTGCCACGCACTCGAACCCGAACATCGCAATCTTCATCGCCGCAACCGTCGGCGAGAATAGTGTCGCCACCCAATAAACCATCTGCGCGACCGGCGGATAGATTGTGTGTGCGTACTCTTTGCGATTGATATTGTTGTAGATCTCCGGATACCGCTGCTGCAGAAATGCGAGCGCTCGATCACCAGGCGCGTACCTGTAGGGGCTGATGTGCGCATGCTGCACAATCCCATCCCACACGTAACGAAAAATATCCGACGACAGGAACGGCGCAGCCCGCAACGTAACAACCTGAAACGCGACACCGAACGCCAGCACAATCCACAGCGTCGCCCGGTTCACCGGCTGCGTCAGCACCATCGCCACCGCCGCAACAAACAGCACATCGGACCATCCCGACACGCCCGAGAACCCGATCTTGAACTGCACGTGCTCCGCGCAGAACTGTCGCGCCATCGCGAGCAGCCCCACACCTAGCGCGCACAACACAACGTTCGTGAACCACGCGCGTCCGCGATGCCAGCCACTCAGTTGGACATGCGTCATCGCCCCGCACGCTCCTGGAGAAACTTTCGCGTCCACTGCGCGTCGAATCCATTCACCACGGCAAACTCCGGCCGCTCGTCGCGCAGCAACTCCCGCTGCAATATCGCCAAAGTCTCTGCATCATCCACGTCATACCACCGCACGAGTTCCACCAATTCCATACCCGCTTCGCGCACGCGCTCCACCGTCTCCGCATACACTCGCTCGGTGCTCCATGCAATTCCTTCAAACAGCCGCGGCTCCGCTCGCTTCATCCCAATCAGGTAATAGCCACCGTCCGCCGACGGCCCCAGCACCACGTGCTCGCCCGGCTTCTCCAATGCGTTCGCCGCCTCACGCAGAGCACTCGCCGGCAACGTCGGCGAATCCGAATCAATCAGACAAACCGCGCGGAACCCGCAGCTCAGAATGTCCTCGGCCGCGCACAGCAACCTCTCGCCGAACCCATCCCCTCTCTGCGCAATCAATTCAAACTGCTCCGGCAGCAGCCCATCGAATGCCGCCTCATCTCCGACCGGCGTATAGCAGATCAACCCACGCGCACGGCCGTCAGCCGCAACCACCGCAATATTCTCCGCTGTATCGCGAAGGAAACACACATTCAGCGCCGCGGCCTCCTCCGGGCTAAGCGGCGGCTGCAGTCGCGTCTTCACCTTCCCCGCGCGCGGAGCCTTCGCCATCACCGCCAGCGCGCAGATCCCTTCGAGCCCCGTCCTCCGCACACCCCGCTCAAGAATCCGGTAGCTCGGATATCTTCGATTCTCCAAACCTGAACTCCCCGCCAGTCAAGGATTCGTTGCTCAGTCTATCGTGCAAACGCGCACAGGCCGCGTTTGCCGCAATGCTTCGCAGATGTCATCCTCAATCTATGCGCTTTCGCCCGCTGCTCCTCGCAGCTCTCTGTGTCCTTCTCGCCTTCACGACTTCCGCCCGTGCGCAGGAGGCCGGCCCCTGGCGCGCAGCCAGCAGCAACGCGCGCTCCATCACCGGCGACATCTTCTTTTCACCTCTGAAGATCACTATCAACTTCACCAATTTCACGATCGCGCAGATTCGTTCGCTTCAGACCCAAGAGGTCCGCGCCCTCTTCAATCCCGACAATCCTACGGGCGGCAGCAACCTCTTCCGCGTTGACATCCCATCCGACAAGCGCTTCCTCCACAAGAACACGCTCTGCGGCTCCGATTCCACACAGTGGATCGTCACCTATGCCCAGGGCCGCGACCTCCAGGTTGCCTTCTTCTCCGGCGGCACACCGCCAGTCCTTACAGTTGACGCCCTCAACGACGCACCCAACCTCTGCGGCGTCTTCTCCTACATCCGCTGATCCGCCTTACTCCTCAAAGCTGCGGTTCCACCGCGAAATCACCCTTTGCTCGCGCTCGAATCCCAGCACGCTCAAACTGCCCGTCCCCAGCGCGAGCATCTTTCCATCCACCGCCGGCAACCCAATCCACCGCGCCGCAAGAATGCGCAGAATATGCGCGTGCGCAAACAGCGCCACTTGATGCGAATCTTTCGCGTTCGGCACGACCGCTACCGCAGCCAGCGCCCTCGCAATCATCTTGTCGGCGCGTTCACCGACCTGCTCTACGCTCTCGCCGCCGACGATCTCGTTGCTCCAAACGCTCCACTCCGGCCCATACTTCTCGCGCATCTCCGCAGTCGTCTTGCCTTCGCTCTCGCCGTAGTTCCACTCCATCAGATTTTGGTCGACGACCGCCACATCAGCATATCCCGCAATTTCGCACGTCTCTTTCGCACGCTGCATCGGGCTCACAAACACCGCTGCAAACTTTCTGCCTGCTAGATAGTCCCGCAGCTCAGCCGCTCTCTCGCGGCCGCGGTCCGTCAAGGGAATATCCGTCACGCTGGTGTGTCGCCCATCCGCTGACCACTCCGTCTCTCCATGCCGTACTAGCCACAGCTCCACGTTCTCTGCATCACTCATTCGTTTCCATTCCCTCTCGTGGCCATTCTATCGACCAGTTGCCCTCGCTCTGTCGCACAGCGAACTTCTTCTCCACTCTAATGCGCGCCGCGTGCTATCCTCCCGCCGTGCCCACCACAGTTCAGACTCCCGAGCACGTCGAGCCAGCCACCGTACTTCGCCGTTCGCTCGTGGTCCGCGTCACGCACTGGCTTACGTTCATCGCCTTCATCGCGCTCCTCGTCACGGGCATCGAAATCCTCATCTCACATCCGCGCTTCTACTGGGGCGAGGTCGGCAACGTCAACACGCACCCCCTCTTCACATTCCACATCCCCTCCTCGCGAGACACCGTCCCCACCGGCTACGGCTACACCCTTCCTGACCAGAACGGCTGGAGCCGTTATCTCCACTTCGAGGCCGCCTGGCTCCTCGTCCTCACAGGCGTCGTTTATCTTGTGTATCTCTTCTTCACCGGCCATCTTCGCCGGAATCTCTTTCCCACGCGCGAGCAACGCTCCCTTCGCGCTTACACCACGCGCATCGGCCACTATCTTCGCCGCACAAAATCCGCATTCGACGACCACACCTATAACGTCCTGCAGCGCACCTCCTATCTCATCGTTATCTTTGTTCTGTTCCCGCTGATCATTTGGACGGGCCTCGCCATGTCGCCTGCCGTCACCACTGCATTCCCACTTACCTCTTCACTTCTCGGAGGTCGTCAGTCCGCGCGCACCATCCATCTCTTCCTCACCATCGCGCTCGTTCTCTTCCTCATCATTCACGTCACCATGGTCGCAATCTCCGGCTTCCGCACCCGCATGCGTGCGATGATTACCGGCAAAGCGACTCTGCACACCGAGCTCACGACGAAGGAGCTCCCATGAATCCCATCACTCGCCGCAAGCTCCTCACCACCGGAACCGTTGCGGTTGCTGGAGCCGCCGGCCTCGCCGCCGCAGCGCGCATCGCAGAACGCTACGGTCTCATCCCGCCGGATCACGGCGTCCTCTACGGCACCGGTGAAACTCTCACCTACGCCTGCCAGCGCGCTCTCACTCTCAGCCGGCCGTTCCATGAGTTCCCTCGCAGCATGATCTCCAAACAGCCCTTCGCCAACGAAATCGGCGGCAAACTCCCCGACCCTTTCCAGTCCTCACAGGCAAACAATTTCACCGACTGGCGCCTCACCGTCGACGGCCTCGTCACCCATCCGCTCTCACTCTCCATAGCCGATCTCCGCACCCTCGCCACGCGCAGCCAGATCACCGAAGTCGCCTGCGAAGAAGGCTGGTCCTACGTAGCCGAGTGGATTGGCACTCCACTCTCTCTCGTCCTCCGCGAAGCCGGCTTGAAACCCGAAGCCCGCTTCGTCGCCTATTTCTCCATCCAGAAGCCCTGGTGGGAAAGCATCGACATCGCCGAAGCCCAGCACCCAGGCACACTCCTCACCTGGGGCATGAACGACGGCGACCTCCCCATCGGCTTCGGTGGCCCTCTTCGGCTCCGTGTTCCGCGACAGCTCGGCTACAAGAGCATCAAGTTCCTCAATCACATCACCGTCACTGACTCCATGAAGCACTACGGCAAAGGTCTCGGCTCTTCCTCACCGGAGGGCGGTTACGCCTGGTACGCAGGCATCTGACTCGGACGACAACTCTGGGTGCCCATTCATTCGCGCAGCGGATGAGTGGGTTAGGATACCCTCTTCCTGACACTCCTATGATCCTCAAACAGTACTACCTCGGCTGTCTCGCGCACGCCTCGTATCTCCTCGGCGATGAAGCCAGCCACACCGCTGTCATCATCGACCCACAGCGCGACATCCAGCAGTACCTCGACGACGCCAACGCTCTCGGCCTGCACATTCGCCACGTCTTCCTCACGCACTTCCACGCCGACTTCATCGCCGGCCATCTCGAACTCCGCGACCGCTGCCACGCCACCATCCATCTCGGCTCGCGCGCCGCCGCCGAGTACACCTTCACGCCCATGCACGATGGCGACACGCTTGAATTCCCCGCCATGCGCCTCCAGGTCCTCGAAACTCCCGGCCACACCATCGAATCCATCTCCATCCTCGTCTTCGATCTCGCCAACGACGCCACCAAACCATACGCCGTCCTCACGGGCGACACACTCTTCATCGGCGACGTTGGCCGTCCCGATCTCCGCGCCTCACTCGGTTGGACTGCCGCCGAACTCGGTGGCTACCTCTACGACTCGCTCCACAACAACCTCCTAACGCTCCCGGACGAGACACTCGTCTACCCCGCGCACGGCGCCGGCTCCCTCTGCGGCAAGCAGCTCTCCTCCGACACCGTCTCCACCCTCGGCGTGCAGCGCCGCGTCAACTACGCGCTCCAGCCGATGTCCAAAGAGCAATTCGTCTGGATCGTCACCGCCGACCAGCCAGACGCGCCTCAATACTTCACCTACGACGCCATCCTCAACACCCGCGAGCGCGAAACACTCGACCACACTCTCGAGAAAAATCTGCGACCCCTCACGCTCGATGAAGTCCTTGAACTCCAGCGCACCGGCGCGCAACTCCTCGACGTCCGCGATTCCGCCGAGTTCGCTCTCGGTCACCTCACCGGCAGCATCAACATCGGCCTCGGCGGCCAGTACGCCACATGGGCCGGCACATTGCTGGACCGCACACGCCCCATCGTCATCCTCGCCGAGCCCGGCCGCGAGCACGAAGCCGCACTCCGCCTCGGCCGCATCGGCTTCGATCACGTCCGCGGCTATCTTGCCAACGGTCTCGCCGCGCTCGCCTCACGCGCCGACCTCATCTCCACCACCAACCGCGTCAGCCCCGCCGAGTTCAACACGGAGATCGACGCCGACTCACCCATCATCCTCGACGTCCGCAACCCGCGCGAGTACGCCTCCAAACACATCCCGCACAGCCTTAACATCCCGCTCAACCATCTCGAAGAGCGCCTCGCCGAACTCCCGAGCGGTCGCCGCATCGCCGTACACTGCGCCGGCGGCTACCGCTCCTCCGCAGCCGCCAGCATCCTCCAGGAGCACGGCCTCACCAACCTGATCGAAATGACCGGCGGCCTCGCCGCCTGGGAATCCGCCAACCTCCCGCTCGTCACCGCAAGCTGACATTCCCACTGCCGCCGAACCATGGCCGAGTACGAAATCTACCGCGCCTAAATCGCAAATGAGCAGTTAAAAGCACTCGACCTGACCCGGGATCATCGGGTCAGGTCGAGGCTTCTATCAATCCGGAACTAATTCGCCGCTGTTCTCGCGAGGTCGAAACGGCCAAGGTTCATCACCTTGTTCCACACGCCCACGAAATCATCGACAAATTTCCCATGCGCGTCCGAGCTTCCATACACCTCCGCCAGTGCGCGGAGCTGAGCATTCGAGCCGAAGATAAGATCGGCACGTGTTGCCGTCCACTTCACCTCTCCCGTCTTGCGGTCCCGCCCTTCGAACGTGTCCTTCGCATCCGACGTCGCCTTCCACACCGTCCTCATGTCGAGCAGGTTGACGAAGAAGTCGTTGGTCAATGCCTCCGGCCGTTTCGTGAAGACTCCATACTTCGTCCCGCCGACGTTCGTATTCAGCACACGCATGCCCGCAAGCAACACTGTCATCTCAGGCGCCGTCAGCGTCATCAACTGCGCCTTATCCAGCAGCAGCACCTCAGCCGGATGCTGGTCGTTGCTCTTGTCCTTGTAGGAGCGGAAGCCGTCAGCACCCGGCTCAAGCACCGCGAACGATAGCACATCCGTCTGCTCCTGCGACGCATCCATGCGCCCCGGCGTGAAGGGTACAGTCACGTTGATGCCCGCGTTCTTCGCAGCCTGTTCAACTCCTGCACATCCCGCCAGCACGATTAGATCGGCGAGCGAAATCTTCTTCCCGCCCTTCTGCGAGCCATTGAAGTCACTCTGAATCTTCTCAAGCGCCTTCAGCACCTTCTCCAGTTGCTTCGGCTGATTGGCTTCCCAATCCTTCTGCGGCGCCAGCCGGATGCGCCCACCATCTGTGCCGCCGCGTTTATCCGAGTTCCGATAGGTCGCCGCCGAACACCACGCCGTCGTCACCAGCTCCGAGACACTCAGCCCTGCAGCAAGAATCTTTTTCTTCAGCGACTCGACATCCTGCTCGTTCACCAATTCATGATCCACAGCAGGAATCGGATCCTGCCAGATGAGCTCCTCCTTCGGAACCTCCGGTCCCAGATAGCGCGCCCGCGGTCCCATATCGCGATGCGTCAGCTTGAACCACGCACGCGCAAATGCATCCGCAAACTCGTCCGGATTCTCATAAAACCGCCGCGAAATCTTCTCGTAAATCGGATCCAATCGCAGAGACAGGTCGGTGGTCAGCATCCCCGGTGCATGGCTTGTTGATCCATTCCCATTATGCGCAGCCGGCACCGTACCCTCCCCCGCGTTGCCCTTTGGCTTCCACTGGTGCGCGCCGCCCGGACTCTTCGTCAACTCCCAGTCGTACTTGAACAGGTTCTCGAAGAAATAATTGCTCCACTGCGTCGGCGTGTTGGACCACGTAACTTCCAGCCCGCTGCCGATCGCATCGCCTGCAATACCGGTCGCGTATGCAGACGACCAGCCGAGGCCCTGCTCCTCAATCTCCGCACCCTCCGGCTCCGGCCCCACATGCTGTGCAGGACCGGCTCCATGCGTCTTGCCGAATGTGTGCCCGCCCGCGATCAGCGCAACAGTCTCTTCATCGTTCATCGCCATGCGTGCAAACGTCTCACGAATATCCTTCGCCGCCGCAACCGGATCCGGCACGAAATCCGGCCCTTCGGGATTCACATAAATCAGGCCCATGTGTGTCGCGCCGAATGGCTTGGCCAGTTCGCGATCGCCGGAAAATCGCTTGTCCGTCCCCAGCCATTTGTCTTCGAGCCCCCAGTTCACATCCATGTCCGGCTCCCACACGTCCGCGCGTCCACCCGCAAAACCAAACGTCTTGAAGCCCATCTCTTCCAGCGCAACGTTCCCGGCCAGAATCATCAGGTCAGCCCACGAGATCTTCTTGCCGTACTTCTGCTTGATCGGCCACAGCAATCGCCGAGCTCTGTCGAGCAGCACGTTGTCCGGCCAGCTATTCAGCGGAGCAAAACGCTGCTGCCCTCGCCCGGCGCCTCCCCGCCCATCACCGATCCGGTAGGTTCCCGCACTGTGCCACGCAAGGCGAATCATCAGCGGACCGTAGTTGCCGAAGTCCGCAGGCCACCAGTCCTGCGAATCCGTCATCAGCGCCGCAAGGTCCTTCTTCAGCCCCTCATAATCCAGGCTCTTAAACTCTTCTGCGTAGTTGAAATCCTCGCCCATCGGATCCGACTTCGAGGAGTGCTGGCTCAGAATGTCCAGCCGCAGGTGGTTCGGCCACCAGTCGGTGTTCGTTCTGTGTGCGGTGGTGCTGTGTGGGAATGGGCATTTCGCTTCGGTAGCCATGCGTCCTCTCCTTCTGGTTGGTTTCGCTCAATGG
This Acidobacteriaceae bacterium DNA region includes the following protein-coding sequences:
- a CDS encoding glycosyltransferase family 87 protein; this translates as MTHVQLSGWHRGRAWFTNVVLCALGVGLLAMARQFCAEHVQFKIGFSGVSGWSDVLFVAAVAMVLTQPVNRATLWIVLAFGVAFQVVTLRAAPFLSSDIFRYVWDGIVQHAHISPYRYAPGDRALAFLQQRYPEIYNNINRKEYAHTIYPPVAQMVYWVATLFSPTVAAMKIAMFGFECVAVGALTALLKRMGRRPTDVLLFAWCPLLVWEIGGAGHVDAVILAFVSLALLFRYREQPVLTGLFLGLAVMTKFYPLVLLPALWRRGDWKMPATLVAVCAAGYAVYASAGKLVFGFLGGYAYEEGLDSGTRYFLLEYADRMLGLHSLTKMGYEAFCVVIFAAIAWWTWRHATKERIGDGVKMQRPAFVRASMMFGMALMLLFSPHYPWYIAWLIPLLVLDPNWVTLTYVCAFFYGFTTQWAMPGPKMFVLNSWIYFAVACAFAVEMVWRGWGLARWFDSSGERHAA
- a CDS encoding TIGR04282 family arsenosugar biosynthesis glycosyltransferase, with translation MENRRYPSYRILERGVRRTGLEGICALAVMAKAPRAGKVKTRLQPPLSPEEAAALNVCFLRDTAENIAVVAADGRARGLICYTPVGDEAAFDGLLPEQFELIAQRGDGFGERLLCAAEDILSCGFRAVCLIDSDSPTLPASALREAANALEKPGEHVVLGPSADGGYYLIGMKRAEPRLFEGIAWSTERVYAETVERVREAGMELVELVRWYDVDDAETLAILQRELLRDERPEFAVVNGFDAQWTRKFLQERAGR
- a CDS encoding histidine phosphatase family protein; this encodes MSDAENVELWLVRHGETEWSADGRHTSVTDIPLTDRGRERAAELRDYLAGRKFAAVFVSPMQRAKETCEIAGYADVAVVDQNLMEWNYGESEGKTTAEMREKYGPEWSVWSNEIVGGESVEQVGERADKMIARALAAVAVVPNAKDSHQVALFAHAHILRILAARWIGLPAVDGKMLALGTGSLSVLGFEREQRVISRWNRSFEE
- a CDS encoding cytochrome b/b6 domain-containing protein, which translates into the protein MPTTVQTPEHVEPATVLRRSLVVRVTHWLTFIAFIALLVTGIEILISHPRFYWGEVGNVNTHPLFTFHIPSSRDTVPTGYGYTLPDQNGWSRYLHFEAAWLLVLTGVVYLVYLFFTGHLRRNLFPTREQRSLRAYTTRIGHYLRRTKSAFDDHTYNVLQRTSYLIVIFVLFPLIIWTGLAMSPAVTTAFPLTSSLLGGRQSARTIHLFLTIALVLFLIIHVTMVAISGFRTRMRAMITGKATLHTELTTKELP
- a CDS encoding molybdopterin-dependent oxidoreductase, producing the protein MNPITRRKLLTTGTVAVAGAAGLAAAARIAERYGLIPPDHGVLYGTGETLTYACQRALTLSRPFHEFPRSMISKQPFANEIGGKLPDPFQSSQANNFTDWRLTVDGLVTHPLSLSIADLRTLATRSQITEVACEEGWSYVAEWIGTPLSLVLREAGLKPEARFVAYFSIQKPWWESIDIAEAQHPGTLLTWGMNDGDLPIGFGGPLRLRVPRQLGYKSIKFLNHITVTDSMKHYGKGLGSSSPEGGYAWYAGI
- a CDS encoding rhodanese-like domain-containing protein → MILKQYYLGCLAHASYLLGDEASHTAVIIDPQRDIQQYLDDANALGLHIRHVFLTHFHADFIAGHLELRDRCHATIHLGSRAAAEYTFTPMHDGDTLEFPAMRLQVLETPGHTIESISILVFDLANDATKPYAVLTGDTLFIGDVGRPDLRASLGWTAAELGGYLYDSLHNNLLTLPDETLVYPAHGAGSLCGKQLSSDTVSTLGVQRRVNYALQPMSKEQFVWIVTADQPDAPQYFTYDAILNTRERETLDHTLEKNLRPLTLDEVLELQRTGAQLLDVRDSAEFALGHLTGSINIGLGGQYATWAGTLLDRTRPIVILAEPGREHEAALRLGRIGFDHVRGYLANGLAALASRADLISTTNRVSPAEFNTEIDADSPIILDVRNPREYASKHIPHSLNIPLNHLEERLAELPSGRRIAVHCAGGYRSSAAASILQEHGLTNLIEMTGGLAAWESANLPLVTAS
- the katG gene encoding catalase/peroxidase HPI; the encoded protein is MATEAKCPFPHSTTAHRTNTDWWPNHLRLDILSQHSSKSDPMGEDFNYAEEFKSLDYEGLKKDLAALMTDSQDWWPADFGNYGPLMIRLAWHSAGTYRIGDGRGGAGRGQQRFAPLNSWPDNVLLDRARRLLWPIKQKYGKKISWADLMILAGNVALEEMGFKTFGFAGGRADVWEPDMDVNWGLEDKWLGTDKRFSGDRELAKPFGATHMGLIYVNPEGPDFVPDPVAAAKDIRETFARMAMNDEETVALIAGGHTFGKTHGAGPAQHVGPEPEGAEIEEQGLGWSSAYATGIAGDAIGSGLEVTWSNTPTQWSNYFFENLFKYDWELTKSPGGAHQWKPKGNAGEGTVPAAHNGNGSTSHAPGMLTTDLSLRLDPIYEKISRRFYENPDEFADAFARAWFKLTHRDMGPRARYLGPEVPKEELIWQDPIPAVDHELVNEQDVESLKKKILAAGLSVSELVTTAWCSAATYRNSDKRGGTDGGRIRLAPQKDWEANQPKQLEKVLKALEKIQSDFNGSQKGGKKISLADLIVLAGCAGVEQAAKNAGINVTVPFTPGRMDASQEQTDVLSFAVLEPGADGFRSYKDKSNDQHPAEVLLLDKAQLMTLTAPEMTVLLAGMRVLNTNVGGTKYGVFTKRPEALTNDFFVNLLDMRTVWKATSDAKDTFEGRDRKTGEVKWTATRADLIFGSNAQLRALAEVYGSSDAHGKFVDDFVGVWNKVMNLGRFDLARTAAN